A single Marinilabiliales bacterium DNA region contains:
- a CDS encoding 2-C-methyl-D-erythritol 2,4-cyclodiphosphate synthase → MHIRCGLGYDVHQLEEGRRLIIGGVAIPHSKGCIAHSDGDVLLHAVCDALLGAASLGDIGTHFPDNDNTYKDIDSKLLLSQTVDLVSEKGYHTGNIDCVVTLQEPKIKDYITAMRKVIGNITGAGPENVSVKATTTERLGFAGREEGVAAWAVATIVPKSMGTPGP, encoded by the coding sequence ATGCATATAAGATGCGGCTTAGGATATGATGTTCACCAGCTGGAAGAAGGCAGAAGGCTTATAATAGGAGGAGTTGCAATACCGCACTCAAAGGGATGCATTGCCCATTCAGACGGTGACGTACTTCTCCATGCCGTTTGTGATGCATTGCTGGGTGCAGCTTCACTTGGTGATATAGGTACCCATTTCCCCGATAACGACAACACCTATAAGGATATTGACAGCAAACTGCTGCTGAGCCAAACCGTTGATCTTGTTTCAGAGAAGGGATACCATACAGGCAATATTGATTGTGTTGTGACACTCCAGGAACCCAAAATAAAGGACTATATAACCGCTATGAGGAAGGTTATCGGAAATATAACCGGTGCCGGACCGGAGAATGTTTCGGTCAAGGCAACCACAACCGAAAGGCTTGGTTTTGCAGGAAGGGAAGAGGGAGTGGCAGCATGGGCTGTTGCAACAATTGTCCCCAAAAGCATGGGCACTCCCGGGCCATGA
- a CDS encoding CoA-binding protein, translating to MTEKKTLVLGASPNPIRFSYKAVKSLQRYNVPVVPVGIKKGEIGGIDIITDRPHMDDIHTVTMYVGPARQKDYYSYLLSLQPSRIIFNPGTENSEFMEMARKEGIEVLEDCTLIMLNADRY from the coding sequence ATGACAGAGAAAAAAACGTTGGTGCTGGGTGCAAGTCCCAATCCGATAAGGTTTTCATACAAAGCGGTAAAGAGTCTTCAAAGGTACAATGTACCTGTTGTGCCGGTGGGGATAAAAAAAGGTGAAATAGGCGGGATTGATATCATTACAGACCGCCCCCATATGGACGATATCCATACCGTAACCATGTACGTGGGCCCGGCCAGGCAAAAGGATTACTATTCCTATCTTCTTTCATTGCAACCTTCAAGGATAATTTTCAACCCCGGCACAGAAAACAGTGAGTTCATGGAAATGGCCAGAAAAGAGGGTATTGAGGTTCTTGAAGACTGTACACTGATAATGCTGAACGCCGACAGGTACTGA
- a CDS encoding urocanate hydratase — MTSEEFKKMILEGIPKDLPPDPVFDPDVNHAPARKMILSEGEKRLAIRNALRYFPPRHHNVLAQEFAGELEKYGRIYMYRFMPAYEISARSIDDYPHRSVQAAAIMLMLSNNLDRSVAQHPHELITYGGNGAVFQNWAQYLLTMQYLATMTDDQTLVLYSGHPMGLFPSHPEAPRVVVTNGMVIPNYSSREDYDRMNALGVSQYGQMTAGSFMYIGPQGIVHGTAITVLNAGRRISGNMKGDLRGKIFVTSGLGGMSGAQPKATVIAGGICLVAEVNPRATEIRHSQGWVDEVYDDLDSVVSRAMDARKKMESVSIAYRGNVIDLLEKLVQDKIPVEMGSDQTSLHNPWSGGYYPAGISFEEANELMVTDPGKFREMVRISLRRHVEAVNALVQEGMYFWDYGNAFLLEAGRAGADVFDASGNYRYASYVQDIMGPLFFDYGFGPFRWVCTSSLAKDLEETDAIAAGVLEDIIRSAPADIMTQLEDNLLWIKEAGKNNLVVGSKARILYADATGRIRIASAFNRAIREGRISAPVVLGRDHHDVSGTDSPFRETSHIYDGSSFTADMAIHNVIGDAFRGATWVSLHNGGGVGWGEVINGGFGMVLDGSPEADRRLEMMLHWDVSNGIARRCWARNEGAMHAIKREMEQNQLLRVTMPNLVSDDLLDGLQG; from the coding sequence ATGACCAGTGAAGAGTTCAAAAAAATGATTCTTGAGGGCATACCAAAGGATCTGCCACCCGATCCGGTTTTTGATCCTGATGTAAACCACGCCCCTGCCAGAAAGATGATCCTCAGCGAAGGTGAAAAAAGGCTGGCAATCAGGAATGCCCTGAGGTATTTCCCGCCCCGCCACCACAACGTACTCGCTCAGGAGTTTGCCGGAGAGCTTGAAAAGTACGGCAGAATTTACATGTACCGTTTTATGCCCGCATATGAGATATCGGCGCGCTCAATTGACGATTATCCTCACAGATCAGTTCAGGCTGCTGCGATAATGCTGATGCTCAGCAATAACCTTGACAGGTCGGTTGCCCAGCATCCGCATGAGCTGATAACTTACGGCGGGAACGGTGCCGTTTTCCAGAACTGGGCTCAGTACCTTCTCACCATGCAGTACCTGGCGACTATGACAGATGATCAGACCCTGGTACTCTACTCGGGCCACCCTATGGGCCTGTTCCCATCACATCCTGAAGCGCCCAGGGTTGTCGTAACCAACGGGATGGTAATTCCCAACTATTCATCCAGGGAGGATTATGACAGGATGAATGCGCTGGGTGTCAGTCAGTACGGCCAGATGACAGCCGGCTCATTCATGTATATAGGCCCCCAGGGAATAGTGCATGGCACCGCGATAACAGTCTTGAATGCAGGCAGGCGTATCTCCGGAAATATGAAGGGTGACCTGCGGGGTAAAATATTCGTGACAAGTGGTCTTGGAGGTATGTCGGGTGCACAGCCAAAGGCAACAGTAATTGCCGGAGGGATCTGCCTTGTAGCCGAAGTGAATCCCAGGGCAACAGAAATCAGGCACTCCCAGGGATGGGTTGACGAGGTTTACGATGATCTTGACAGTGTCGTAAGTCGTGCCATGGACGCCAGAAAAAAAATGGAGTCTGTTTCCATTGCTTATCGCGGAAATGTAATTGACCTGCTTGAAAAGCTTGTGCAGGACAAGATCCCTGTTGAGATGGGATCAGATCAGACCTCGCTCCATAACCCCTGGTCGGGTGGATATTATCCGGCAGGCATAAGTTTTGAAGAGGCAAACGAACTTATGGTAACTGATCCCGGCAAATTCAGGGAGATGGTGCGTATTTCGCTCAGGCGCCATGTAGAGGCTGTCAATGCCCTGGTGCAAGAGGGAATGTATTTCTGGGATTACGGGAATGCCTTCCTGCTTGAGGCCGGGCGGGCTGGTGCCGATGTCTTTGACGCTTCTGGTAATTACCGGTATGCCTCGTATGTTCAGGATATTATGGGGCCGCTCTTTTTTGACTATGGTTTCGGGCCTTTCAGATGGGTTTGCACTTCATCACTTGCCAAAGACCTTGAGGAAACTGATGCGATTGCGGCCGGGGTGCTGGAAGATATTATCAGGTCGGCTCCTGCAGATATCATGACGCAGCTTGAAGACAATCTTTTATGGATAAAGGAGGCAGGCAAAAATAATCTCGTGGTAGGATCAAAAGCCAGAATTCTTTATGCAGATGCAACGGGCAGGATAAGAATTGCCTCAGCCTTCAATAGAGCGATCAGGGAGGGGAGAATATCGGCGCCGGTAGTTCTTGGCAGGGACCATCATGATGTTTCCGGAACAGATTCACCCTTCAGGGAGACCTCCCACATTTATGACGGTTCATCCTTTACAGCCGATATGGCGATACATAATGTTATTGGCGATGCATTCAGGGGTGCCACATGGGTCTCTCTTCACAACGGTGGCGGTGTAGGCTGGGGTGAGGTGATCAACGGTGGTTTCGGGATGGTGCTGGATGGCTCGCCTGAGGCTGACCGGCGTCTGGAAATGATGCTGCACTGGGATGTCAGTAACGGTATTGCCCGAAGATGCTGGGCAAGAAATGAGGGGGCCATGCATGCAATAAAGCGTGAAATGGAACAAAATCAGCTGCTCAGGGTCACAATGCCCAACCTGGTCAGTGATGACCTGCTTGACGGACTGCAGGGGTGA